A single region of the Pseudarthrobacter sp. NIBRBAC000502770 genome encodes:
- a CDS encoding chromosome partitioning protein ParA has product MGTTPTQVMAFPNIRAIVRDNGTAEVVVAGNSRIVPAGDSVQELRNNALALIVGEAQTLQRPVRVRIEDPEGHGELIVHPDNKIESVSYEPAPARRRAEAPETTPTTAAPAVIDTVPAPAPEPAAAPATATAASVDARTWPPAPATATPEPQTAAAVEEAAPTRRSLKATSFLVSAPVLEPATQGWRGTLTRLGLRMDPSEEELSEREDVRMVSQHWPGPRTIAVVNRKGGANKTPTVVMLSAVLARYSGAATVAWDNNESQGTLGWRTEKGAHDRSVLDLIDASTDLLSPSTNAAEIAKFVHHQTADKFDVLRSDENEEGDHEVTAEEVDIAHQVLTRYYRLVVMDSGNTARAANWRRMIDHTNQLVVPVTAIEDRAEAARLTLQTLESRGGHDAELARGAVVIVSESTDAKRSMSGEALKRAKDEAQRIADGFAPFVRAVVRIPYDPALVNGPIRYEALQPATQRAWLAAAAAVAAGF; this is encoded by the coding sequence ACAACGCCCTGGCCCTCATCGTGGGCGAAGCGCAGACCCTCCAGCGCCCCGTCCGGGTCCGCATCGAGGACCCCGAAGGACACGGCGAACTCATCGTCCACCCGGACAACAAGATCGAATCCGTCTCCTACGAGCCCGCTCCGGCCCGCCGCCGGGCAGAAGCCCCCGAAACCACACCCACGACCGCAGCGCCGGCCGTCATTGATACCGTCCCCGCACCCGCACCGGAGCCCGCGGCGGCTCCTGCCACTGCCACTGCAGCATCGGTGGACGCCCGAACGTGGCCGCCTGCCCCCGCGACGGCCACCCCGGAACCGCAGACAGCTGCCGCTGTTGAGGAAGCCGCGCCGACCCGGCGCAGCCTGAAGGCAACCTCGTTCCTGGTCAGCGCCCCGGTACTGGAACCTGCCACCCAGGGCTGGCGTGGAACACTCACACGCCTGGGACTGCGGATGGATCCCTCCGAGGAAGAACTCAGCGAACGCGAGGATGTCCGGATGGTCAGCCAGCACTGGCCCGGCCCCCGGACCATCGCCGTGGTCAACCGCAAGGGCGGGGCGAACAAGACCCCCACCGTGGTGATGCTTTCGGCCGTCCTTGCCCGATACAGCGGCGCGGCCACGGTCGCGTGGGACAACAACGAGTCCCAGGGCACCCTGGGCTGGCGGACGGAAAAGGGCGCCCACGACCGGAGCGTCCTGGACTTGATCGATGCCTCCACCGACCTGCTCTCCCCGTCCACGAACGCGGCCGAAATCGCCAAGTTCGTCCACCACCAGACCGCGGACAAGTTCGATGTCCTGCGCTCGGACGAAAACGAGGAAGGCGACCACGAAGTCACCGCCGAGGAAGTCGACATCGCACATCAGGTGCTCACCCGCTATTACCGGCTCGTGGTGATGGATTCGGGCAACACGGCCCGGGCCGCGAACTGGCGTCGGATGATCGACCACACCAACCAGCTCGTCGTCCCGGTCACCGCCATCGAGGACCGCGCAGAAGCCGCACGGCTGACGCTGCAGACCCTGGAATCCCGCGGCGGGCACGACGCAGAGCTGGCCCGGGGCGCCGTTGTCATCGTCTCCGAATCCACCGACGCCAAGCGCAGCATGAGCGGCGAGGCCCTGAAGCGGGCCAAGGACGAGGCCCAGCGGATCGCTGACGGCTTCGCCCCGTTCGTCCGCGCGGTCGTCAGGATTCCCTACGATCCGGCCCTGGTCAACGGACCCATCCGATACGAAGCCCTCCAGCCCGCCACCCAGCGGGCATGGCTCGCGGCCGCGGCCGCCGTCGCCGCCGGCTTCTGA
- a CDS encoding DUF6668 family protein — protein sequence MQQSLNPWITHPALADGADTAAPEAHVPPAAVISEPLRGIVEPDAADRLGRRTVAGSAALWVTGAHGGSGESRIADLIGGARATGHCWPVLQDGSRPRVLLVCRADMRGLTAARSALTQWASGAAPEIDLLGLAVLADAPGKMPKPLRDFAAIVCGGAPRSWTLPWVEAWRHGESTSPPPAREYQRFITDLATLATDTPSTTN from the coding sequence ATGCAACAGTCCCTAAACCCCTGGATCACCCACCCGGCCCTAGCCGACGGCGCAGACACCGCAGCCCCGGAAGCTCACGTGCCGCCGGCGGCGGTGATCAGTGAACCGCTCAGGGGAATAGTCGAACCCGACGCCGCAGACCGGCTCGGCCGCCGCACCGTCGCGGGCTCCGCAGCACTGTGGGTCACCGGGGCCCACGGTGGATCCGGCGAAAGCCGCATCGCTGACCTGATCGGCGGGGCACGGGCGACCGGTCACTGCTGGCCTGTCCTCCAGGATGGCAGTAGGCCCCGGGTGCTGCTGGTCTGCCGTGCAGACATGCGGGGCCTGACAGCGGCCCGGAGCGCCCTGACCCAGTGGGCATCAGGCGCGGCACCGGAAATCGATCTGCTCGGCCTCGCCGTTCTGGCGGACGCACCGGGGAAGATGCCCAAACCCTTGCGGGACTTCGCCGCCATCGTCTGCGGAGGAGCCCCCCGGTCCTGGACCCTGCCATGGGTTGAAGCCTGGAGACACGGGGAATCCACGTCCCCACCGCCGGCCCGCGAGTACCAACGCTTCATCACTGATTTAGCCACCCTGGCTACCGACACACCCAGCACCACCAACTGA
- a CDS encoding TrbC/VirB2 family protein produces the protein MNSFSVLATSVIPNPTPTVPEQAKGLLTVLNWASGIGLVLGVLGVIIVGIGMVIQLRRGEGGESIGKLGWVLAGCIIITGASGIVRAFV, from the coding sequence ATGAACTCCTTCTCCGTACTTGCAACAAGCGTCATTCCGAACCCGACGCCCACCGTTCCGGAACAGGCCAAAGGTCTGTTGACCGTCCTGAACTGGGCCTCCGGCATCGGCCTGGTCCTGGGCGTCCTGGGCGTCATCATCGTGGGCATCGGCATGGTCATCCAGCTCCGCCGCGGCGAAGGTGGCGAGTCCATCGGCAAGCTCGGCTGGGTCCTGGCCGGCTGCATCATCATCACCGGAGCCTCCGGCATCGTCCGCGCCTTCGTCTAA